In the Anaerotignum faecicola genome, CGTGAACTTATGGCGTTAAGCGCAACAGTATAGACTGCCCATGCCGCCGCCGCGGCGAGGGCAAGCAGATCGCCTATAGGATTAAGCTTAAATTCATAAATTTTTACAAATTTAATTGCCGCTTTTGACGGTTAACCGTAATCCCGGAATATAAAATACGCCCTGGGACTTATCCTGTTTCAGCGGCCGATAAATAATAATTATGTTATATTATACCATAAATCATCCAAATCAACAATCAATATAATTCGACACTGTCAAAAGGATAAAATTTCATTACAACCTTTGCAGTAACGTCATCTTTTTCAACAAAACCGATACTCCTGCTGTCAACGCTGCTTCCTCTGTTATCGCCCATAACAAAAATACAGCCGTCTTCAACAACGGCG is a window encoding:
- a CDS encoding S26 family signal peptidase; protein product: AVVEDGCIFVMGDNRGSSVDSRSIGFVEKDDVTAKVVMKFYPFDSVELY